The following nucleotide sequence is from Aneurinibacillus soli.
GTGTGCTCCGCACTTTAACAATGGCAAATTCTGCTGCCACGAAAAAGCCATTTAAAAATACAAGCAGAAAAACGGCAGCAATATAAAGTAAGCCAGACAATGGGTCAGTACTCAACTAGTTTCTGTCACTCGTAAGAATGACAGATACACCTCCTTTGTAGGTAAAAAAAATTAAAGAAACTACGGTTCCGTAATACATTCTATTATTAGTTATACCACATCTTGCCTGATTTATGAACACCCGTACCTAGTCTTCATCACGATTGCCTGCGAAAAGCCATACGTATTCGAGCAACTGAAGCACGGACATAAGTGCCGCTGCTACATACGTCAACGCTGCAGCTCCGAGCACTTTGCTCACGCCATCTTTTTCATCTTCAGCCACGATTCCTTCCACAAGCATCAGACGCTTCGCGCGCGCGCTTGCATTGAATTCAACGGGCAATGTCACCACCTGGAACAAAACGGCTGCACTGAACAGAATAATACCAAGCAAAAGCAGATTCGACATTTTGAAGAAAATTCCACCCATCAACAAAAACGGTGCGATACCCGATGAAAAATTCACAACTGGAAACATCCGATGGCGCAGAACGAGCATACTGTATCCTTCTTTGTGCTGAATCGCATGACCTACCTCATGAGACGCAACCGAAACAGATGCAATGGAATCGCCATAGTATACGGCTTCTGACAGGCGTACCGTATTGGAGATCGGGTCAAAGTGGTCACTTAAGGTTCCTGGAACCGGCTCAATCGGCACATGATATAGCCCATTATCATCGAGAATACGGCGCGCTGCTTCCGCTCCTGTTATGCCCGAG
It contains:
- a CDS encoding zinc metallopeptidase; the protein is MLFTPFTILILAAFGLSLWAQFKVKGNFNRFSEVPVRSGITGAEAARRILDDNGLYHVPIEPVPGTLSDHFDPISNTVRLSEAVYYGDSIASVSVASHEVGHAIQHKEGYSMLVLRHRMFPVVNFSSGIAPFLLMGGIFFKMSNLLLLGIILFSAAVLFQVVTLPVEFNASARAKRLMLVEGIVAEDEKDGVSKVLGAAALTYVAAALMSVLQLLEYVWLFAGNRDED